A genomic window from Streptomyces sp. WMMC940 includes:
- the wecB gene encoding non-hydrolyzing UDP-N-acetylglucosamine 2-epimerase produces MKVISIVGARPQLVKLAPIAAAFAETEHEHFIVHTGQHYDADLSDVFFDGLGIPDPDVHLGVGSGSHGVQTGSVLSALDPVLEREKPDWVLVYGDTNSTIAGALSAVKMHLPVAHLEAGLRSFNRRMPEEHNRVLTDHCADLLLAPTEEAMRHLAGEGLADRARLAGDVMVDICLRIRDAVRAGEHPAPALPEGIDPSQPFLLATLHRPDNTDDPERLSAILESMAKLPVPVALLAHPRLVARAEAHGINLAQGSVHVGRPLPYAGLVAAVLASTGVVTDSGGLQKEAFLLERICTTVRPETEWVETVETGWNVLVPDPHALSPEEWAATVTRAVPTADPGAPYGDGRAAQNVVRIMEEWKGGSRHA; encoded by the coding sequence GTGAAAGTCATCAGCATCGTCGGAGCCCGTCCGCAATTGGTGAAGCTCGCCCCCATCGCGGCGGCGTTCGCGGAGACCGAGCACGAGCACTTCATCGTGCACACCGGGCAGCACTACGACGCCGACCTCTCCGACGTCTTCTTCGACGGCCTGGGCATCCCGGACCCCGACGTGCACCTCGGCGTGGGCTCCGGCAGCCACGGTGTGCAGACGGGTTCCGTGCTCTCCGCCCTGGACCCGGTCCTGGAACGCGAGAAGCCGGACTGGGTCCTCGTGTACGGCGACACCAACAGCACGATCGCCGGCGCGCTCTCGGCCGTGAAGATGCACCTCCCGGTGGCGCACCTCGAGGCGGGCCTGCGCTCCTTCAACCGGCGGATGCCGGAGGAGCACAACCGCGTCCTCACCGACCACTGCGCCGACCTGCTGCTCGCCCCGACCGAGGAGGCCATGCGCCACCTCGCGGGCGAGGGCCTCGCCGACCGGGCCCGGCTCGCCGGCGACGTCATGGTCGACATCTGCCTGCGGATCCGGGACGCCGTGCGGGCCGGCGAGCACCCCGCTCCGGCGCTGCCCGAGGGCATCGACCCGTCGCAGCCGTTCCTGCTGGCGACGCTGCACCGCCCGGACAACACGGACGACCCCGAGCGGCTCTCCGCCATCCTGGAGTCGATGGCGAAGCTGCCGGTCCCCGTGGCGCTGCTCGCCCACCCGCGTCTGGTCGCCCGCGCCGAGGCGCACGGCATCAACCTGGCCCAGGGCAGCGTGCACGTCGGCCGGCCGCTGCCGTACGCGGGTCTGGTCGCCGCCGTGCTCGCTTCCACCGGTGTGGTCACGGACTCCGGCGGTCTGCAGAAGGAGGCCTTCCTGCTGGAGCGCATCTGCACCACGGTCCGCCCCGAGACCGAGTGGGTGGAAACCGTCGAGACGGGCTGGAACGTCCTTGTTCCCGACCCGCACGCCCTCTCCCCCGAGGAGTGGGCCGCGACGGTGACCCGCGCCGTGCCGACCGCCGACCCCGGCGCCCCTTACGGCGACGGCCGGGCCGCCCAGAACGTTGTCCGGATCATGGAAGAGTGGAAGGGGGGCAGCCGGCACGCGTGA
- a CDS encoding nucleotide sugar dehydrogenase, giving the protein MNICVVALGKIGLPLAVQFAAKGHKVIGADVNEKVVELVNAGTEPFPGEHDLDVKLKQAVDAGLLSATTDTAAAVAQSEAVVVVVPLFVDAEGTPDFGWMDAATEAIAKGLKPGTLVSYETTLPVGTTRTRWAPMLEQGSGLTAGKDFHLVFSPERVLTGRVFADLRRYPKLVGGVDEASTGRGVEFYEQVLDFDERDDLPQPNGVWDLGTAEASELAKLAETTYRDVNIGLANQFARFADKNGIDVKKVIEACNSQPYSHIHQPGIAVGGHCIPIYPRMYLWNDPEATVVRSAREANAAMPEYAVDLLAAAYGDLRDVNVLVLGAAYRGGVKETAFSGVFGTVEALKARGAVPFVSDPMYTAEELSAHGLTPHQGEKVTAAVLQADHAEYRELAASDLPDVTVLVDGRRTTDPARWQGVRRVVIGG; this is encoded by the coding sequence ATGAATATCTGTGTAGTCGCGCTCGGCAAGATCGGGCTTCCGCTCGCCGTGCAGTTCGCCGCCAAGGGCCACAAGGTCATCGGCGCCGACGTCAACGAGAAGGTCGTCGAGCTGGTCAACGCCGGCACCGAGCCCTTCCCCGGCGAGCACGACCTGGACGTCAAGCTGAAGCAGGCCGTCGACGCCGGACTGCTGTCCGCCACCACCGACACCGCCGCTGCCGTCGCGCAGTCCGAGGCCGTCGTGGTCGTCGTCCCGCTGTTCGTGGACGCCGAGGGCACCCCGGACTTCGGCTGGATGGACGCCGCCACCGAGGCCATCGCGAAGGGCCTCAAGCCCGGCACGCTCGTCTCGTACGAGACGACCCTGCCGGTCGGTACCACCCGTACTCGCTGGGCGCCGATGCTGGAGCAGGGCTCGGGCCTCACCGCGGGCAAGGACTTCCACCTGGTGTTCTCGCCGGAGCGCGTGCTCACCGGCCGGGTCTTCGCCGACCTGCGCCGCTACCCCAAGCTCGTCGGCGGCGTCGACGAGGCGTCCACCGGGCGCGGTGTGGAGTTCTACGAGCAGGTCCTGGACTTCGACGAGCGCGACGACCTCCCGCAGCCGAACGGCGTGTGGGACCTGGGCACCGCCGAGGCCTCCGAGCTCGCGAAGCTCGCCGAGACCACCTACCGCGACGTCAACATCGGTCTGGCCAACCAGTTCGCCCGGTTCGCCGACAAGAACGGCATCGACGTCAAGAAGGTCATCGAGGCCTGCAACTCGCAGCCCTACAGCCACATCCACCAGCCGGGCATCGCCGTCGGCGGCCACTGCATCCCGATCTACCCGCGGATGTACCTGTGGAACGACCCGGAGGCGACCGTCGTGCGCTCGGCCCGCGAGGCCAACGCCGCCATGCCGGAGTACGCCGTCGACCTGCTGGCCGCCGCCTACGGCGACCTGAGGGACGTCAACGTGCTCGTGCTCGGCGCCGCCTACCGCGGTGGCGTCAAGGAGACCGCCTTCTCCGGCGTCTTCGGCACCGTCGAGGCCCTCAAGGCCCGTGGCGCGGTGCCGTTCGTCTCCGACCCGATGTACACCGCGGAGGAGCTGTCCGCGCACGGACTCACCCCGCACCAGGGCGAGAAGGTCACCGCCGCGGTCCTCCAGGCCGACCACGCCGAGTACCGCGAGCTGGCCGCCTCCGACCTGCCGGACGTCACCGTCCTGGTCGACGGCCGTCGCACCACCGACCCGGCCCGCTGGCAGGGCGTCCGCCGCGTCGTCATCGGCGGCTGA
- a CDS encoding glycosyltransferase family 2 protein, with amino-acid sequence MTTPDVTVVVAVYNTMPYLTECLESLVNQSIGVDRLEVVAVDDGSTDDSGRELDRFAERYPGTVKVIHQANSGGPAAPSNRALEVATGRYVYFIGSDDHLGRDALKRMVACADEHGSDVVVGKMVGTNGRYVHQALYKKSDPDVSLYDSALPFTLANTKLFRRDLVEQHKLRFPEDLPVGSDQPFTIEACVRARKISVLADYTYYYAVKRGDASNITYRANHLARLRCTAEIMKFTAGLIEAGPRRDAVFKRHFTWELAKLIQDDFPALDRETQIQVCAGVAALADDYFTEPLRDSMDVKRRVRIALAQRGAVTELIRAIEEEAARGAPPLLLEHGRAFLRYPGFRDPALGLPDRLYEVIGEPVPRQLAAGTGLVSAWWEQQGQELAVALSVRVPVTGETDHAVIRLADKAMPKSADKPGARRLPVGTGLPAPAGELSRTTTDDGTGTVLTARIPIRPVRAKLGVRAYLDVAGSTYEVPVRTLDRPLPLARRWREKVPYRVSANANAKGRLVITTAPLWEPSSSGERSRLRHLMSRVKRKLTR; translated from the coding sequence TTGACCACCCCTGACGTCACCGTCGTCGTGGCCGTCTACAACACGATGCCGTACCTCACCGAGTGCCTGGAGTCGCTGGTGAACCAGAGCATCGGGGTGGACCGCCTGGAGGTCGTGGCCGTCGACGACGGCTCGACCGACGACAGCGGCCGGGAGCTGGACCGTTTCGCGGAGCGGTACCCCGGCACCGTGAAGGTGATCCACCAGGCCAACTCCGGTGGCCCGGCCGCGCCCAGCAACCGTGCCCTGGAGGTGGCCACCGGCCGTTACGTGTACTTCATCGGTTCCGACGACCACCTCGGCAGGGACGCGCTGAAGCGCATGGTGGCCTGTGCCGACGAGCACGGTTCCGACGTCGTCGTCGGCAAGATGGTCGGCACGAACGGGCGTTACGTCCACCAGGCGCTCTACAAGAAGAGCGACCCGGACGTCAGCCTGTACGACTCGGCGCTGCCGTTCACGCTGGCCAACACCAAGCTGTTCCGGCGCGACCTGGTCGAGCAGCACAAGCTGCGCTTCCCCGAGGACCTGCCGGTCGGCAGCGACCAGCCGTTCACGATCGAGGCGTGCGTCCGGGCGCGGAAGATCTCCGTCCTCGCCGACTACACGTACTACTACGCGGTCAAGCGCGGGGACGCCAGTAACATCACGTACCGCGCGAACCATCTGGCGAGGCTGCGCTGCACCGCCGAGATCATGAAGTTCACGGCCGGGCTCATCGAGGCGGGCCCCCGGCGTGACGCGGTGTTCAAGCGCCACTTCACCTGGGAGCTCGCGAAGCTGATCCAGGACGACTTCCCGGCCCTCGACAGGGAGACGCAGATCCAGGTCTGCGCCGGCGTCGCCGCCCTCGCCGACGACTACTTCACAGAGCCGCTCCGCGACTCGATGGACGTCAAGCGCCGGGTGCGGATCGCGCTGGCCCAGCGCGGGGCCGTCACCGAGCTGATCCGTGCCATCGAGGAGGAGGCCGCCCGGGGAGCGCCTCCGCTGCTGCTGGAGCACGGCCGGGCGTTTCTGCGCTACCCCGGGTTCCGCGACCCGGCACTCGGCCTGCCCGACCGGCTGTACGAGGTCATCGGCGAGCCCGTGCCCAGGCAGCTCGCCGCCGGTACCGGGCTGGTCTCGGCGTGGTGGGAGCAGCAGGGCCAGGAGCTGGCCGTGGCCCTCTCGGTCCGCGTCCCCGTCACGGGTGAGACGGACCACGCCGTCATCCGCCTCGCCGACAAGGCGATGCCGAAGAGCGCCGACAAGCCGGGTGCCCGCAGGCTGCCCGTCGGCACCGGACTCCCCGCTCCGGCGGGGGAGCTGAGCCGCACCACCACCGACGACGGCACGGGGACGGTGCTCACCGCCCGCATCCCGATCAGGCCCGTCAGGGCCAAGCTCGGCGTCCGCGCCTATCTGGACGTGGCAGGCTCGACGTACGAGGTCCCGGTGCGGACCCTGGACCGGCCCCTGCCCCTGGCACGGCGCTGGCGCGAGAAGGTCCCGTACCGTGTCTCCGCGAACGCCAACGCCAAGGGACGGCTCGTCATCACCACGGCTCCGCTGTGGGAGCCCTCGTCGTCCGGCGAGCGCAGCCGGCTGCGTCACCTGATGTCCCGTGTGAAGAGGAAACTGACCCGATGA
- a CDS encoding Gfo/Idh/MocA family protein: protein MTAAALRAGLIGLGSMGRHHARVLAGLDGVDLVAVVDPMGDKNGWAQGAPVLSTVDELIALGIDYAVVACPTALHEEVGLKLAGAGVGALIEKPVADTVEGARRLVEAFESRGLAAGVGHIERCNPALRSLRSRLEAGELGDVFQVVTRRQGPFPHRIADVGVVKDLATHDIDLTAWVTGQQYTSIAAHTVSKSGRPHEDMVSAVGKLSDGTMVSHLVNWLSPLKERFTSVTGERGCFIADTLTADLTFYSNAAVATEWEALQAFRGVSEGDMIRYAIPKREPLLVEHELFRDAVLGKSQDICTLRQGLRTVEVAAAVIDSARSGATVQLNPEGVAS, encoded by the coding sequence GTGACTGCCGCTGCTCTGCGGGCCGGCCTGATCGGCCTGGGGTCCATGGGACGCCACCACGCCCGCGTACTGGCCGGGCTCGACGGCGTCGACCTCGTCGCCGTCGTCGACCCCATGGGGGACAAGAACGGCTGGGCGCAGGGCGCCCCCGTGCTGTCCACCGTCGACGAGCTGATCGCGCTCGGCATCGACTACGCCGTCGTGGCCTGCCCGACCGCGCTGCACGAGGAAGTCGGCCTGAAGCTGGCCGGGGCCGGCGTCGGCGCGCTGATCGAGAAGCCGGTCGCGGACACCGTCGAGGGTGCCCGCCGGCTGGTCGAGGCCTTCGAGTCGCGCGGCCTGGCCGCCGGTGTGGGCCACATCGAGCGCTGCAACCCGGCGCTGCGCAGCCTGCGGTCCCGTCTGGAGGCCGGCGAGCTCGGTGACGTCTTCCAGGTCGTCACCCGCCGCCAGGGCCCCTTCCCGCACCGCATCGCGGACGTCGGCGTGGTCAAGGACCTCGCCACCCACGACATCGACCTGACGGCCTGGGTCACCGGCCAGCAGTACACGTCGATCGCCGCGCACACCGTCTCCAAGTCGGGCCGCCCGCACGAGGACATGGTCTCGGCCGTCGGCAAGCTCTCCGACGGCACGATGGTCAGTCACCTCGTCAACTGGCTGAGCCCGCTCAAGGAGCGTTTCACCTCGGTCACCGGCGAGCGCGGCTGCTTCATCGCCGACACCCTCACCGCGGACCTGACCTTCTACTCGAACGCCGCCGTGGCCACCGAGTGGGAGGCCCTGCAGGCCTTCCGGGGCGTCTCCGAGGGCGACATGATCCGCTACGCGATCCCGAAGCGCGAGCCGCTCCTCGTCGAGCACGAGCTCTTCCGGGACGCGGTGCTCGGCAAGTCCCAGGACATCTGCACGCTGCGCCAGGGCCTGCGTACCGTCGAGGTCGCCGCCGCCGTCATCGACTCCGCCAGGAGCGGTGCCACCGTGCAGCTGAACCCGGAGGGCGTGGCCAGTTGA
- a CDS encoding glycosyltransferase family 1 protein produces MTEVLFVAAAKPQFGVLADSVRKFNALGARVHLAATFHLESSAEEVAALELTGLHQLPRSVAHRSQALRRKARTSPLGMRVWMQSKRDSWLRERARKADVMVALDPGAVYTVWRLAQYNRSAAAMFGLAPGLKAVEGLTSQGGSVQRRSVIPPLDAVARDVRRSVDGLPAAVMRTATARPVMRSTVGARLWRTAVTAPGVPTRVRAATSRYVAEGMQWAGRTSGAAIALADAASKIPDLGLKAQLLDEGVMKEITKGLSPRHLGKAVAAQLAFADREFTAGRTEQAATALDRALFLGFHRVLHIDQLSSPLAKDAEGFVAPLYRSKAMQALSRPQGRRTPYRKAPTDRPLRLLVTTSANDNFLHHVLDHFGDHPGVELRFLDLAASKHLKRIAWAGRRMLEDRLSGGTSDYQEEVERLFRPYLDWADTVFLDWSVGPAGMLTTIDPGDTRIVVRLHSYEAFTRWPHMTDFSRIDDLVFVAPHVKDLAVSLVPQLRGDRAPRFHIVDNAMDLSGFARPKPAEARFNLGLIGISQVAKDPKWAVDVLERVRRHDERYRLILVGGDMDPKTSRATREYRREFEKELAPLEESGAVVRLGPTDDVPSKLQEIGTIISSSVREGCHVGLMEGAASAAVPVVRDWPFYAGKPNSARTLYPEGWVVGSPEEAARRILEATATEEAWRNAGKLAAEHALSAWDWPVVRKHFEKLFLEDR; encoded by the coding sequence GTGACCGAAGTCCTGTTCGTCGCCGCTGCCAAGCCGCAGTTCGGCGTGCTCGCCGACTCGGTGCGCAAGTTCAACGCCCTGGGCGCGCGGGTGCACCTCGCGGCCACGTTCCACCTGGAGTCCTCCGCCGAGGAGGTCGCCGCGCTGGAGCTGACCGGGCTGCACCAGCTGCCGCGGAGCGTCGCGCACCGCAGCCAGGCCCTGCGGCGCAAGGCGCGCACGTCCCCGCTGGGCATGCGGGTGTGGATGCAGTCCAAGCGCGACTCGTGGCTGCGCGAGCGCGCCCGCAAGGCCGACGTCATGGTCGCTCTCGACCCGGGCGCCGTGTACACCGTGTGGCGGCTGGCCCAGTACAACCGCAGCGCCGCCGCCATGTTCGGGCTCGCGCCCGGCCTGAAGGCCGTCGAGGGCCTGACGTCCCAGGGCGGCAGCGTGCAGCGCCGTTCGGTCATCCCGCCGCTGGACGCCGTCGCCCGCGATGTCCGCCGGTCCGTGGACGGGCTGCCGGCCGCGGTGATGCGTACCGCGACGGCTCGTCCCGTGATGCGCTCCACCGTCGGTGCCCGGCTGTGGCGCACCGCCGTCACCGCCCCCGGTGTGCCGACCAGGGTGCGTGCCGCGACCTCCCGCTATGTCGCGGAGGGCATGCAGTGGGCGGGCCGTACGAGCGGCGCCGCCATAGCGCTCGCCGATGCCGCGTCGAAGATCCCGGACCTCGGGCTCAAGGCGCAGCTCCTCGACGAGGGCGTGATGAAGGAGATCACCAAGGGCCTCAGCCCGCGTCATCTCGGCAAGGCGGTTGCGGCCCAGCTCGCCTTCGCGGACCGGGAGTTCACCGCCGGCCGCACGGAGCAGGCGGCCACGGCGCTGGACCGTGCGCTGTTCCTGGGCTTCCACCGGGTGCTGCACATCGACCAGCTGTCCTCGCCGCTGGCGAAGGACGCGGAGGGCTTCGTCGCCCCGCTGTACCGCTCCAAGGCGATGCAGGCGCTGAGCCGCCCGCAGGGCCGGAGGACGCCGTACAGGAAGGCGCCCACGGACCGTCCGCTGCGGCTGCTGGTCACCACCAGCGCCAACGACAACTTCCTGCACCACGTCCTGGACCACTTCGGCGACCACCCCGGCGTCGAGCTGCGGTTCCTGGACCTGGCCGCGTCGAAGCACCTGAAGCGGATCGCCTGGGCGGGCCGGCGGATGCTGGAGGACCGGCTGTCCGGCGGCACCAGCGACTACCAGGAAGAGGTGGAGCGGCTGTTCCGCCCGTACCTCGACTGGGCCGACACGGTCTTCCTGGACTGGTCGGTGGGCCCCGCGGGGATGCTCACCACCATCGACCCGGGCGACACCCGGATCGTGGTCCGGTTGCACAGCTACGAGGCGTTCACGCGCTGGCCGCACATGACGGACTTCTCGCGGATCGACGACCTCGTCTTCGTCGCCCCGCACGTGAAGGACCTGGCCGTGTCGCTGGTCCCGCAGCTGCGCGGCGACCGGGCACCTCGCTTCCACATCGTCGACAACGCGATGGACCTGTCCGGCTTCGCCCGGCCGAAGCCCGCCGAGGCCCGGTTCAACCTGGGTCTGATCGGGATAAGCCAGGTCGCCAAGGACCCGAAGTGGGCCGTGGACGTACTGGAGCGGGTGCGCCGCCACGACGAGCGCTACCGGCTGATCCTGGTCGGCGGGGACATGGACCCGAAGACGAGCCGGGCGACGCGCGAGTACCGCCGCGAGTTCGAGAAGGAGCTGGCTCCTCTGGAGGAGTCGGGCGCCGTGGTCCGGCTGGGCCCGACGGACGACGTTCCGTCCAAGCTCCAGGAGATCGGCACCATCATCAGTTCCTCGGTCCGCGAGGGCTGCCACGTGGGCCTGATGGAGGGCGCGGCGAGCGCCGCCGTCCCGGTCGTCCGCGACTGGCCGTTCTACGCCGGCAAGCCCAACAGCGCCAGGACCCTCTACCCCGAGGGCTGGGTCGTCGGCTCCCCCGAGGAGGCCGCGAGGCGGATCCTGGAGGCCACGGCCACCGAGGAGGCGTGGCGGAACGCGGGCAAGCTGGCGGCCGAGCACGCGCTGTCCGCGTGGGACTGGCCCGTGGTACGCAAGCACTTCGAGAAGCTGTTCCTCGAGGACCGGTAG
- a CDS encoding DegT/DnrJ/EryC1/StrS family aminotransferase, with protein MPSSNAQPIPAARPVIGEEEIEAAVRVLRSGRVVQGPEVAAFEEGFSELVAGRHCVAVNSGTSALHLLLMALGVGPGDEVIVPSFSFAASANSVRLVGADVVFADIDPDTYCLSPAAVEAAITPRTAAIMPVHLYGHPAAMDQIMAIADKHKLAVVEDACQAHAAALNGTPVGAFGSGGTFSFYPTKNMHSLEGGMISTGDAQVARTLRLLRNQGMEQRYANEIVGANMRMTDVSAAVGRVQLAKLPGWTEQRIANAAYLSEHITASNVVTPVVAEGARHIYHQYTVRVRGDRDAAMAKLTEAGIGNAVYYPTPIHRLKPYWEPDQKAGRDWDLPETERAAAEVVSLPVHPSLTEGDLERIVTAVNALGENL; from the coding sequence ATGCCGAGCAGCAACGCGCAGCCCATCCCCGCTGCCCGCCCGGTCATCGGTGAAGAAGAGATCGAAGCAGCCGTACGCGTACTGCGCAGCGGCCGGGTGGTCCAGGGCCCCGAGGTGGCCGCGTTCGAGGAGGGCTTCTCGGAGCTCGTGGCCGGCCGCCACTGCGTCGCCGTCAACTCCGGCACCTCCGCCCTGCACCTCCTTCTGATGGCTCTCGGCGTCGGCCCGGGTGACGAGGTGATCGTCCCGTCGTTCTCGTTCGCCGCCTCGGCGAACTCGGTCCGCCTGGTCGGCGCCGACGTCGTCTTCGCCGACATCGACCCGGACACGTACTGCCTCTCCCCGGCCGCCGTCGAGGCCGCGATCACCCCGCGGACGGCCGCGATCATGCCGGTGCACCTGTACGGCCACCCGGCCGCGATGGACCAGATCATGGCCATCGCCGACAAGCACAAGCTGGCCGTCGTCGAGGACGCCTGCCAGGCGCACGCGGCCGCGCTGAACGGCACCCCGGTCGGCGCCTTCGGCTCCGGCGGCACGTTCAGCTTCTACCCGACCAAGAACATGCACAGCCTCGAGGGCGGCATGATCTCCACGGGCGACGCCCAGGTCGCCCGCACCCTGCGCCTGCTGCGCAACCAGGGCATGGAGCAGCGCTACGCGAACGAGATCGTCGGCGCCAACATGCGCATGACCGACGTCTCCGCCGCCGTCGGCCGCGTCCAGCTCGCGAAGCTGCCCGGCTGGACCGAGCAGCGCATCGCCAACGCCGCGTACCTCTCCGAGCACATCACCGCCTCGAACGTGGTGACCCCGGTCGTCGCCGAGGGCGCGCGCCACATCTACCACCAGTACACGGTCCGGGTCCGCGGGGACCGCGACGCCGCCATGGCGAAGCTCACCGAGGCCGGTATCGGCAACGCCGTCTACTACCCGACCCCCATCCACCGGCTGAAGCCGTACTGGGAGCCGGACCAGAAGGCCGGCCGTGACTGGGACCTGCCCGAGACCGAGCGGGCGGCCGCAGAGGTCGTCTCGCTGCCCGTCCACCCCTCGCTCACCGAGGGCGACCTCGAGCGCATCGTCACCGCCGTGAACGCTCTGGGAGAGAACCTGTGA
- the galE gene encoding UDP-glucose 4-epimerase GalE, translating to MTWLITGGAGFIGSHVVKAMTEGGERVVVLDDLSTGRAERLPSGVPLEIGTVLDRDAVDRVLRDHAVTGIVHIAGKKQVAESVAKPLHYYRENVEGMRVLLDAAVAAGVGRFLFSSSAAVYGMPDVDLVTEDTPCAPINPYGETKLAGEWLVTAVGRVHPVATASLRYFNVAGAATPELGDDGVFNLVPMVFERLTSGEAPRIFGDDYPTPDGTCIRDYIHVEDIASAHVAAARRLAADPDARLILNIGRGEGVSVADMVGIIQDVTGLEGVKPEVTDRRPGDPARVVASADRIREELGWSAHHEVREMVESAWAGWQLRHP from the coding sequence ATGACCTGGTTGATCACCGGTGGCGCCGGCTTCATCGGATCGCACGTGGTGAAGGCGATGACGGAGGGCGGCGAGCGCGTCGTCGTCCTCGACGACCTGAGCACGGGCCGCGCCGAGCGGCTGCCCTCCGGGGTACCGCTGGAGATCGGTACCGTCCTCGACCGCGACGCCGTCGACCGCGTCCTGCGCGACCACGCCGTCACCGGCATCGTGCACATCGCGGGCAAGAAGCAGGTGGCCGAGTCGGTCGCGAAGCCGCTCCACTACTACCGGGAGAACGTGGAGGGCATGCGGGTCCTCCTCGACGCGGCGGTCGCCGCCGGGGTGGGCCGCTTCCTGTTCTCGTCCTCCGCGGCCGTCTACGGCATGCCCGACGTCGACCTCGTCACCGAGGACACGCCGTGCGCGCCCATCAACCCGTACGGCGAGACGAAGCTCGCCGGTGAGTGGCTGGTCACGGCCGTCGGCAGGGTCCACCCCGTCGCAACCGCCTCGCTGCGCTACTTCAACGTCGCCGGCGCGGCCACGCCCGAGCTCGGCGACGACGGCGTCTTCAACCTCGTCCCGATGGTGTTCGAGCGGCTCACGTCCGGCGAAGCGCCGCGGATCTTCGGTGACGACTACCCGACGCCGGACGGCACCTGCATCCGCGACTACATCCACGTCGAGGACATCGCCTCCGCCCATGTCGCTGCGGCACGCCGGCTCGCCGCCGACCCGGACGCCCGGCTGATCCTCAACATCGGCCGCGGCGAGGGCGTCTCGGTCGCCGACATGGTGGGGATCATCCAGGACGTCACCGGTCTCGAGGGCGTCAAGCCCGAGGTCACGGACCGCCGGCCGGGCGACCCCGCCCGGGTCGTCGCCTCGGCCGACCGCATCCGCGAGGAGCTGGGCTGGAGCGCGCACCACGAGGTTCGGGAGATGGTCGAGTCGGCGTGGGCGGGCTGGCAGCTGCGCCACCCCTAG
- a CDS encoding glycosyltransferase has product MIYLAIGFPPAAKSSAYRMRETANQFINVGWDVTVVNVAQESWERDSGVDLTLLDQVDPKVKIVELPLAREDLETDIRLYDEARALNPNGWVAKLRRRQMKPFPEPNFGEWRTDLEQAVLRIHEEHPADLLLASCVPYVNLAAAWKLWEEKRVPYAVDFRDGWSIDVIEGVEAFGPDSEEGRWERRILDEALSLWVVNDPIADHYRKRYPDFADRVHVVRNGYDADSSPGRAHAPDPESGLVFGYLGTVNFTPQHLETVLNAWKAAREKEPLLANARFEVRGHIGNGAGREANRHTEILKQAEADGVHFGGPAAKAEVASIYSGWDAMVLILIGGRYVTSGKVYEYMATGLPIVSAHVVEHDASNVLSGHPLWTGAVGIDEEGLTESFVRAAHMAVETSDEVHAEAMAHADQFTREALMTVAVKNLVEDFTAKYAAPGARDVEPAGTPAAAPGTGDVAPLAEKSTVAGGPTP; this is encoded by the coding sequence GTGATCTACCTCGCCATCGGGTTCCCGCCGGCCGCCAAGAGCTCGGCCTACCGCATGCGCGAGACCGCGAACCAGTTCATCAACGTGGGCTGGGACGTGACCGTCGTCAACGTCGCCCAGGAGTCCTGGGAGCGGGACTCAGGCGTCGACCTCACCCTGCTGGACCAGGTCGACCCCAAGGTCAAGATCGTCGAGCTGCCCCTGGCGCGCGAGGATCTCGAGACGGACATCCGCCTCTACGACGAGGCCCGCGCGCTCAACCCCAACGGCTGGGTCGCCAAGCTCCGCCGCCGCCAGATGAAGCCGTTCCCCGAGCCCAACTTCGGGGAGTGGCGCACCGACCTGGAGCAGGCGGTCCTGCGCATCCACGAGGAGCACCCGGCCGATCTGCTGCTCGCCAGCTGTGTGCCGTACGTGAACCTCGCCGCGGCCTGGAAGCTGTGGGAGGAGAAGCGGGTCCCGTACGCGGTGGACTTCCGCGACGGCTGGTCCATCGACGTCATCGAGGGCGTCGAGGCCTTCGGGCCCGACTCCGAGGAGGGCCGCTGGGAGCGGAGGATCCTCGACGAGGCCCTCTCCCTGTGGGTGGTCAACGACCCCATCGCCGACCACTACCGCAAGCGCTACCCCGACTTCGCCGACCGCGTCCACGTCGTGCGCAACGGCTACGACGCCGACAGCTCCCCGGGCCGCGCCCACGCCCCGGACCCCGAGTCCGGGCTGGTCTTCGGCTACCTCGGCACGGTCAACTTCACCCCGCAGCACCTGGAGACGGTGCTGAACGCCTGGAAGGCGGCGCGGGAGAAGGAGCCACTGCTGGCCAACGCCCGCTTCGAGGTGCGTGGTCACATCGGCAACGGTGCCGGCCGGGAGGCCAACCGGCACACCGAGATCCTCAAGCAGGCCGAGGCCGACGGCGTCCACTTCGGCGGCCCCGCGGCCAAGGCCGAGGTCGCGTCGATCTACTCCGGCTGGGACGCCATGGTGCTGATCCTGATCGGCGGCCGCTACGTCACCTCCGGCAAGGTGTACGAGTACATGGCCACCGGTCTGCCGATCGTGTCGGCACACGTCGTGGAGCACGACGCGTCGAACGTGCTGAGCGGGCACCCGCTGTGGACGGGGGCCGTCGGCATCGACGAGGAGGGCCTGACCGAGTCGTTCGTCCGGGCCGCCCACATGGCGGTGGAGACCAGCGACGAGGTGCACGCCGAGGCCATGGCCCACGCGGACCAGTTCACCCGTGAGGCGCTGATGACCGTGGCCGTGAAGAACCTCGTCGAGGACTTCACGGCGAAGTACGCCGCACCGGGCGCGCGGGACGTCGAGCCCGCCGGCACCCCGGCCGCCGCGCCGGGCACCGGGGACGTGGCGCCCCTCGCCGAGAAGTCGACCGTCGCCGGAGGACCCACCCCGTGA